DNA from Gemmatimonadota bacterium:
CGGAGCGCGCGTTCTGTTCGGCAATGGCAGCAGGGAACGGATTTACCTACATGGAGCCGCCCTGGTGGATCGAGCCGGTGCGCCACCCGCTCGGGGCTCTGCTGCCCCGGGCCGGAAAACCCGCCGCGGCCCGGTTATGTTGCATCTGGCTTGCCCCCCTGGAGATACCGATGTCCCTCGTGTCATGCCGTCGCCCGACGATCGTCCTGTTCGCGCTGGTCGCTGGAGCGGCCCCGACTCGGGCCGCCGCCCAGGCCAAGGAACCTTGGGCCGGCCTCGACGCCTACGTCGAAGCCGCCATGCGGACGTGGCAAGTGCCCGGCCTGGGCCTGGCGGTGGTCCGGAACGACTCCGTGATCTATGCCAAGGGCTATGGCGTTCGCGAACTCGGTCGCCCCGACCGGGTTGACGAGCGGACGATTTTCGCGATCGGCTCCGCGTCGAAGGCCTTCACCGCCGCGGCCGTCGCGATGCTGGTGGACGAGAAGAAGGTTTCGCTCGACGCCAATCCGGCGCTCTACCTTCCGGGCTTCCAGCTCCACGACCCGTACGCCACCCGGGAACTCACCGTGCGTGACCTCTTGAGCCATCGGAGCGGCCTCGCCCGCGGCGAGTTGGCCTGGTACGGGTCCGGCTTCGACCGGGACGAGATCGTTCGGCGGGTTCGGTTCCTGACCCCGTCCTGGTCGTTCCGGTCGCAATTCGGCTACCAGAACATCATGTACATCACCGCCGGCCAAGTGGTGGCGAAGGTTTCGGGCCGCACCTGGGACGATTTCGTTCGCGACCGGATCTTCACCCCACTCGGCATGACCGCCAGCACCACCAGCATCCGGGACGTGCGCGGCCAGCCGAACGTGTCCTCGCCCCACGCGACGGTGAACGACACGGTCCGCGTCATTCCCTGGCGGGATATCGACAACGCCGGGCCGGCCGGATCGATCAACTCGAACGCGGTCGAGATGGCGCAGTGGGTCCGTCTCCAACTGGGCCGCGGAAGCTACGGCGGGAAGTCGCTGATCTCCCCGCGCTCCGCCGACGAGATGCACCAGGCCCAGACCGTCATCCGGACCGACTCGGCCGCCCGGGCCAACAACCCCGATACCCATTTGCAGGCCTATGGCCTCGGCTGGTTCCTGGAGGATTACCGGGGCCGGATGATGGTCCACCACGGTGGCAACGTCGACGGATTCAGCGCCCTGGTCGGCATGCTGCCGGAAAACCGGTTTGGCGTGGTGATCCTGACCAGCCAGAACGGGAGCGGCCTGCCGCAGGCGATCCTCCACCGGGTGTTCGACCACCAGCTCGGCGCGCCGATGAAGGATTGGGCCGGCGACGGATTCAAGCGGCTCGAGTCCCAGCGGGCCCGGGGCCTAGTGGCCCAGAAGAAGGCCGAGTCGGGGCACTTGACCGGGACCAAGCCTTCGTTGCCCCTGTCGGCGTACGCCGGAACGTACGCCGATTCACTCTACGGTGAGATCGTGATCCGGGAAGAGGCCGGCAAGCTGAGCCTGATGTTCGGGCCGAACTGGAAATCGGAGCTCGAGCATTATCACCTGGAGTCGTTCCGGGCCAAGTTCGATACGCCGGTGCTGCCGCCGGTGCCGGTGACGTTTCGGATCGGGGGGTCGGGCAAAGTGGAATCGGTGTTGCTCGACATGGCGGGGACGGCGGAGTTCCGGCGGGTTCCCGAGGCGAAGCCGAAGGGGTCGCCCTGAGGCCCCCCAGTGGGGCCACGAGTGACCTTGGTTTGCGGCCGCGCGGCCGCCCTTCAACATGGAGGCGCGGTCGCGACTTGGGAAGCGGAGGCCCGGTGCGTCCGGAGCACTCGCCGAGCCATCATTTGGGCGTAGATTGAGGCAGGCGGTTCTACACCCGGGAAGTCGATGGCTGCGGCCGACCCAAAGATATCGCCCTCGCGGGTCGCACCAAACCGGCTAGTGGCCCAATGCGAGGGCATTCGCCGAACCATCGTTTGGCCGTAGATTGAACCGATCCCGTACGGGCCTCGGCCTGGCCTGCCTCGCCCACCTCCATTCCATTGGCGAACCTCCCATGCGTGTGCCCGGCGCCGTCGCGGTATTGCTCCTGTCGCTCTCCCTCCCCGTCGCCGCCCAGCGGGCCGACTCCACGCTTGCC
Protein-coding regions in this window:
- a CDS encoding serine hydrolase; protein product: MAAHSLTGELAARRGQWSAAERAFCSAMAAGNGFTYMEPPWWIEPVRHPLGALLPRAGKPAAARLCCIWLAPLEIPMSLVSCRRPTIVLFALVAGAAPTRAAAQAKEPWAGLDAYVEAAMRTWQVPGLGLAVVRNDSVIYAKGYGVRELGRPDRVDERTIFAIGSASKAFTAAAVAMLVDEKKVSLDANPALYLPGFQLHDPYATRELTVRDLLSHRSGLARGELAWYGSGFDRDEIVRRVRFLTPSWSFRSQFGYQNIMYITAGQVVAKVSGRTWDDFVRDRIFTPLGMTASTTSIRDVRGQPNVSSPHATVNDTVRVIPWRDIDNAGPAGSINSNAVEMAQWVRLQLGRGSYGGKSLISPRSADEMHQAQTVIRTDSAARANNPDTHLQAYGLGWFLEDYRGRMMVHHGGNVDGFSALVGMLPENRFGVVILTSQNGSGLPQAILHRVFDHQLGAPMKDWAGDGFKRLESQRARGLVAQKKAESGHLTGTKPSLPLSAYAGTYADSLYGEIVIREEAGKLSLMFGPNWKSELEHYHLESFRAKFDTPVLPPVPVTFRIGGSGKVESVLLDMAGTAEFRRVPEAKPKGSP